In the Breoghania sp. genome, TCGTTTCTGGCCCGAACACCCGGGCCTGAATCGCTGACCGGCTCCCGGCGTCCTGGCCGGGGGCCTCTTTTCCCCAGCCTGTTTTCCGCGACGACGGCGATCCGCATAAGCGGCTATTTCGACCAGCTTCATCGCGCCCCGTGCTGCACGAACGATCATGGCTGCGGGCCTCCAACACGGGAACCAACGCTGCGCCACACCCTGCCCAAGTCATTATATACGCTACGTCAGCCTTTCCCTTGGTCACCCTGGTGCCTGCGCAGTAATGTTGGCCGCCTAAGCAATTATCTTGTTACGCTTTCCGTTGCATAGAGGCCAACCAGCGTAGATCGTGGCTGTAATTGACCGAAAGATTGACAAGCATCAAAGTGCACATACTGCGAATTCCTGCTATTTCTCGAAACAGTCACTCAACACGTTTGCAACCCAAGGAATTGTGCCCCGACGCGGAGGACACGATACTGCCCTACCCCGCTTGCGACGGTTCGGGCAGGAACATGAGAATCGAGGGACGTCCAATGACAAAGTTCAGGAATTTTCTTGCCGCAACAGCCGTAGCCACCTTAGCCCTTCCGGGCATCGCCAATGCAGATGGGACCGTGGAGGTGCTGCACTGGTGGACATCCGGAGGTGAGGCAAAGGCGGTTGGCGAACTGAAGAACGCGTTTGAAGCCGACGGCGGGAAATGGATCGATTCTCCCATTGCCGGTGGCGGCGGGGATGCGGCCATGACCGCCTTGCGCGCGCGCGTTGTTTCCGGCAATCCCCCGACCGCCGTGCAGCTGAAGGGCCCCGGCATTCAGGAATGGGCGGAGTTGGGCGCACTCAATGACGTGCAGGACGTGGCCTCAGCCGAGAACTGGGACAGCGTATTGCCGCCCGCACTTGCCAAGATCATGAAATATGACGGCAAGTACGTGGCCGCTCCGGTCAATATCCACCGCGTCGACTGGTTCTGGGCCAACCCGGAAGTGCTCGCAAAGGTTGGCGTCACCGAGATGCCGGAAACCTGGGACGAGTTCAACGCCATCGCCGACAAGCTGCAGGCCGCCGGCATCACGCCGCTGGCACATGGCGGACAACCCTGGCAGGACGCGACGTTGTTCGAGGACGTCGTGCTCGGCATTGGCGGGGCCGACTTTTTCAAAAAGGCGCTGGTGGATCTCGACCAGGACGCCCTGACCAGCGACACGATGATCAAGTCCTTCGACCAGCTTCGCAAACTGCGCGGCTATGTGGATGCGAATTTCTCCGGCCGCGACTGGAACCTCGCGACCGCCATGGTGATGCGCGGCGAGGCCGGCTTCCAGATCATGGGCGATTGGGCCAAGGGCGAATTCCTCGCAGCCGGCAAGGTGCCGGGCAAGGACTTCATCTGTGCGGCAACGCCCGGCAAGGGCTTCGTGCTCAATTCCGACAGTTTCACCTTCTTCAAGGTGTCGGGCGAGGAGCGCGTCAAAGGCCAGAAGAAGCTTGCAAGCCTGATCATGTCACCGAGCTTCCAGGAGACCTTCAACCTGGCCAAGGGATCGATTCCGGCGCGCACCGACGTGGCACTGGACAAGTTCGACGATTGCGCGAAGAAGTCCCGCGAGGATCTGATGGCCGCCATC is a window encoding:
- a CDS encoding ABC transporter substrate-binding protein, which encodes MTKFRNFLAATAVATLALPGIANADGTVEVLHWWTSGGEAKAVGELKNAFEADGGKWIDSPIAGGGGDAAMTALRARVVSGNPPTAVQLKGPGIQEWAELGALNDVQDVASAENWDSVLPPALAKIMKYDGKYVAAPVNIHRVDWFWANPEVLAKVGVTEMPETWDEFNAIADKLQAAGITPLAHGGQPWQDATLFEDVVLGIGGADFFKKALVDLDQDALTSDTMIKSFDQLRKLRGYVDANFSGRDWNLATAMVMRGEAGFQIMGDWAKGEFLAAGKVPGKDFICAATPGKGFVLNSDSFTFFKVSGEERVKGQKKLASLIMSPSFQETFNLAKGSIPARTDVALDKFDDCAKKSREDLMAAIKNDSLVPSMAHEMAVPRSVRGEFMDLVTNFFNSDMSSEEAVKTLAAAIKRAQQ